In a single window of the Drosophila subpulchrella strain 33 F10 #4 breed RU33 chromosome X, RU_Dsub_v1.1 Primary Assembly, whole genome shotgun sequence genome:
- the LOC119558145 gene encoding sarcocystatin-A-like has translation MFLAKILILCSACLLISATPQGFGGFGAPKTLQGEELVSAQRVLQASLTKLAAGEGPHYRISKIRSASTQVVAGSKHIYSVELIDNEGAIKVCNVDIWSRSWLPNGIQVTFRCPNEPELVRQHSA, from the exons ATGTTTCTCGCCAAGATTCTGATTTTGTGCAGTGCCTGTTTGTTGATCAGTGCCACTCCTCAAGGATTTGGAGGATTTGGAGCTCCAAAAACACTTCAGGGCGAGGAACTGGTCAGTGCCCAGAGGGTTCTGCAGGCATCCCTCACCAAACTGGCCGCCGGTGAAGGACCCCACTATCG CATCTCCAAGATCCGGTCGGCATCAACTCAGGTGGTCGCTGGATCCAAACACATCTACTCCGTGGAACTGATCGACAACGAGGGTGCTATCAAGGTGTGCAATGTGGACATATGGTCGCGATCCTGGCTTCCAAACGGTATCCAAGTGACCTTCAGGTGCCCCAACGAACCAGAATTGGTTAGGCAACACAGTgcttaa
- the LOC119558143 gene encoding uncharacterized protein LOC119558143 translates to MARRSQIWLLGLYFLLAPPLILAIRSSQSLALLRARDQCGRELTAGQRLLLDRMQFEDAPHVRHYLHCFWSRLQLWQDASGFQAQRIVQSFGGERRLNVEQALPAINGCNAKTRFRGSGSGMGSVVDWCFRAFVCVLATPVGEWYKRHMSDVINGNA, encoded by the exons ATGGCACGGCGATCGCAGATCTGGTTGCTCGGG CTGTATTTCCTACTGGCACCTCCGTTGATCCTGGCCATCCGATCCTCCCAGTCGCTGGCTCTCCTGCGAGCCCGGGATCAGTGCGGCAGAGAGCTGACCGCCGGCCAGCGCCTCCTCCTGGACAGGATGCAGTTCGAGGACGCTCCACATGTGCGCCACTACCTCCATTGCTTCTGGTCGCGCCTGCAGCTCTGGCAGGACGCCTCCGGTTTCCAGGCCCAGCGCATCGTCCAGAGTTTCGGGGGCGAGAGACGCCTCAATGTGGAGCAGGCGCTGCCCGCCATCAACGGGTGCAATGCGAAGACGCGGTTCCGAGGCTCAGGATCTGGAATGGGTTCAGTGGTGGACTGGTGTTTCCGGGCCTTTGTCTGTGTGCTGGCCACGCCAGTGGGGGAGTGGTATAAGCGGCACATGTCCGACGTCATCAATGGAAATGCCTAA
- the LOC119558144 gene encoding sarcocystatin-A-like: MFFAKILILCTVCLLVSTKAQGHGAVGAPKTLEGEDLARAQQTLEASLTKLATGEGPHYRISKIISATSQVVAGSKHVYSVELINGDGDTKLCTVEIWSRSWVKNGVEVTFRCANEPELVLSHSA; encoded by the exons ATGTTCTTCGCCAAGATCCTGATCCTGTGCACAGTCTGTTTGCTGGTTAGCACGAAGGCCCAAGGACATGGAGCAGTTGGAGCTCCAAAAACCCTTGAGGGCGAGGACCTGGCCAGGGCCCAGCAGACGCTAGAGGCATCCCTCACCAAACTGGCCACCGGTGAAGGACCCCACTATCG CATCTCCAAGATCATCTCGGCCACATCTCAGGTGGTCGCTGGATCCAAACACGTTTACTCCGTGGAGCTGATCAACGGCGATGGGGACACCAAGCTGTGCACCGTGGAGATTTGGTCAAGAAGCTGGGTGAAGAACGGCGTCGAAGTGACCTTCAGGTGTGCCAACGAACCGGAACTGGTCCTATCACACAGtgcataa
- the LOC119558141 gene encoding AN1-type zinc finger protein 6, whose translation MKTGKLRDSGEPKPDIILGHSEAGLGSEVNGQPLATATGSGSQLPMDPDHREPQHPQPVRALGGQNSQSANSSDAGQSQNPGQNQDAGAGSGSGQDQVQNNNNKNQNQQQQQQSQNDQDNNQEQDAPKKRCDKCGKKLGLTGGFPCRCGGTYCAVHRYSDRHECSFDYREMGATEIRRDNPVVVASKLRKL comes from the coding sequence ATGAAAACCGGAAAACTGCGCGACTCTGGTGAGCCAAAGCCAGACATCATCTTGGGCCACAGCGAGGCCGGGCTCGGCAGCGAGGTTAATGGACAGCCGCTAGCAACCGCAACCGGATCCGGATCCCAACTCCCGATGGATCCTGACCATCGGGAGCCCCAGCATCCCCAGCCTGTTCGGGCGTTGGGAGGTCAGAACTCGCAGTCGGCGAACAGCAGCGATGCGGGTCAGAGCCAGAACCCAGGCCAGAACCAGGACGCAGGTGCCGGCTCCGGATCCGGCCAGGATCAGGTtcagaacaacaacaacaagaaccaaaaccaacaacagcaacagcagagCCAGAACGACCAGGACAACAACCAGGAGCAGGATGCCCCGAAGAAGCGCTGCGACAAGTGCGGCAAGAAGCTGGGCCTCACCGGGGGATTCCCCTGCCGCTGCGGCGGCACCTACTGCGCCGTCCACCGCTACAGCGATCGCCACGAGTGCAGCTTCGACTACCGCGAGATGGGCGCCACCGAGATCCGCCGCGACAATCCCGTCGTCGTGGCCAGCAAGCTGCGCAAACTCTAA